One window from the genome of Candidatus Binatia bacterium encodes:
- the rlmB gene encoding 23S rRNA (guanosine(2251)-2'-O)-methyltransferase RlmB has protein sequence MEKPKPLVIFGLNPVLEKLRSSPEQVFELMIVKGRESARLNSVIEEARRHHVPVGYVDAHRLDLLTEGGSHQGVAANTAPYGYLPFAQLLQALASAAQGRVLVLDGLTDPRNFGALLRCADGAGVSHVVIPKDRAVGVTPAVVKSSAGAANYLKIYRVSNLSRALQALKEAGCWIVGLDAAAPESIFERRYPEKVAVVLGSEGTGLRPLIRRECDFLVSIPMLGKVSSLNVAVAGGICLYELARQQGPLQAEHR, from the coding sequence ATGGAGAAGCCGAAGCCGCTGGTTATTTTTGGTCTCAATCCGGTGCTGGAGAAGCTCAGAAGCTCGCCCGAGCAGGTATTTGAGCTCATGATCGTCAAGGGCCGCGAAAGCGCCCGTCTCAACTCCGTTATCGAAGAGGCTCGTCGCCATCATGTGCCGGTCGGTTACGTCGATGCGCACCGGCTTGATCTCCTCACCGAAGGCGGCTCTCATCAAGGTGTCGCGGCCAACACCGCTCCATATGGCTATCTTCCTTTTGCTCAACTGCTCCAGGCCTTAGCATCCGCCGCCCAGGGGCGGGTCTTGGTCCTCGATGGTTTAACCGATCCACGGAATTTTGGCGCTCTCTTGCGCTGTGCCGATGGTGCGGGCGTTTCTCATGTCGTGATCCCAAAGGATCGCGCGGTAGGTGTGACGCCGGCCGTGGTCAAAAGCTCGGCCGGAGCGGCTAACTACTTGAAAATTTATCGGGTTTCCAATTTGAGTCGTGCTCTTCAAGCTCTTAAAGAAGCCGGCTGTTGGATCGTGGGTCTCGATGCGGCGGCGCCGGAATCAATCTTCGAACGGCGCTATCCGGAAAAAGTGGCCGTGGTCCTGGGATCGGAAGGCACAGGCTTGCGTCCATTGATCCGCCGTGAGTGCGACTTTTTAGTTTCCATACCTATGCTCGGAAAAGTTTCTTCGTTAAACGTCGCCGTAGCCGGAGGAATATGTCTCTATGAACTGGCAAGGCAGCAAGGCCCCCTTCAAGCTGAGCACCGGTAA